One window from the genome of Alkalihalobacillus sp. LMS6 encodes:
- a CDS encoding carbohydrate ABC transporter permease, translated as MSKEKHTGKRTFSFKKLFVYLFLIAGSLASLFPFYYMFVMATRVNREINQVPPPFTPGADLVSNFQKVLNNIDFFGAMWNSFFVATTVTLGTLLLCSLAGYTFAKLEFKGKTILFTAILVTMMVPPQLGLIPQYYIITTLGWLNDFRAIIVPGLINAFGIFWMRQYIKEAVPFEIIEAARIDGCSHFRTYWNIVVPTVLPAFATLGIIVFMTVWNDFLWPLVVLRDPSMHTLQVALRSLNDARQLDYGMLMSGTFWATVPLLIVFLLFNRLFIQSLSEGAVKS; from the coding sequence ATGAGTAAAGAAAAACATACTGGAAAAAGGACGTTTTCATTTAAGAAGCTTTTTGTTTATCTTTTTTTAATTGCTGGTTCGTTGGCGTCCCTTTTCCCATTTTATTATATGTTTGTGATGGCAACACGAGTAAATCGAGAAATTAACCAAGTGCCACCTCCGTTTACGCCTGGTGCGGACTTAGTCTCAAATTTTCAAAAGGTACTCAATAACATTGATTTCTTTGGAGCGATGTGGAATAGCTTCTTCGTTGCGACAACGGTGACGCTCGGTACGCTTCTATTGTGCTCTCTTGCAGGATATACCTTTGCAAAGCTCGAATTCAAGGGAAAAACCATCTTGTTTACGGCGATTTTGGTTACGATGATGGTGCCGCCGCAGCTCGGGCTTATTCCGCAATATTATATTATTACAACCCTCGGTTGGTTGAATGATTTTCGTGCGATTATCGTTCCTGGTTTAATTAACGCCTTCGGAATCTTTTGGATGCGACAGTATATAAAAGAAGCAGTTCCGTTTGAAATTATTGAAGCAGCTAGAATCGATGGCTGCTCACATTTTCGAACGTACTGGAATATCGTTGTGCCGACCGTATTACCAGCATTTGCCACGCTCGGGATTATTGTTTTTATGACCGTGTGGAATGATTTTCTATGGCCGTTAGTTGTGCTTAGAGATCCGTCGATGCACACCCTTCAAGTAGCGTTGCGCTCATTAAATGATGCAAGACAGCTTGATTACGGTATGTTGATGTCTGGGACATTCTGGGCAACGGTTCCATTGCTAATTGTCTTCCTATTATTTAACCGCTTATTTATTCAAAGTTTGTCAGAAGGAGCCGTAAAAAGTTAA
- a CDS encoding carbohydrate ABC transporter permease produces the protein MQSDPRNRPKGNREKRRTALSAYFFVSPFFLLFLIFGLFPMLFSFYLAFFRWDGLGEMTYVGLANFEFIFNDPVFYSSILNTFIIGLLGTLPQIVFAILIAFALNSALIKFRNTFRTIIFLPYITSVVAVAIIFGVVFNNQPFGFVNYILSLFEVDPIRWNAEYWPVKIAIATMVFWRWVGYNTIIFLAGMQSIPKELYEAAKIDGATISQQIRLVTLPMLKPITLFVVFTATIGSLQLFTEPLIFLGRNLREEGITMVAYLWRDAFVYNSFGTASAAAIALFFIIIVLTVINLLITSRLGRSKKVG, from the coding sequence ATGCAATCCGATCCCAGAAACCGTCCAAAAGGGAATCGAGAAAAAAGACGTACAGCATTATCTGCCTATTTCTTTGTCTCACCTTTTTTCCTCTTATTTTTAATTTTTGGTCTTTTCCCGATGTTGTTTAGTTTTTATTTAGCGTTTTTTAGATGGGATGGGCTAGGAGAAATGACATATGTTGGCCTAGCCAACTTTGAATTTATCTTTAATGATCCTGTTTTTTATTCGTCCATTTTAAATACGTTTATTATTGGTCTTTTAGGAACGCTGCCACAGATTGTGTTTGCGATTTTAATTGCATTTGCCCTTAATTCTGCCTTAATTAAGTTTCGCAATACGTTTCGGACCATTATTTTCTTACCTTACATTACGTCGGTTGTAGCAGTTGCGATTATTTTTGGGGTCGTGTTCAATAATCAGCCGTTTGGTTTTGTGAACTACATATTAAGTTTGTTTGAAGTTGATCCAATTAGATGGAATGCGGAATATTGGCCAGTGAAAATTGCGATTGCAACGATGGTGTTTTGGCGTTGGGTCGGTTATAACACGATTATTTTCTTGGCAGGGATGCAAAGTATTCCAAAAGAATTGTACGAAGCCGCGAAAATTGATGGTGCTACCATTAGCCAGCAAATTCGTCTCGTCACATTGCCGATGTTAAAGCCGATTACATTATTTGTTGTGTTCACAGCAACTATCGGAAGTCTACAGTTGTTTACAGAGCCGTTAATTTTCCTTGGTCGTAATTTACGAGAAGAAGGGATTACAATGGTTGCCTACTTGTGGAGAGATGCATTTGTCTACAATTCTTTTGGCACAGCGTCTGCAGCTGCTATTGCATTGTTCTTCATTATCATTGTTTTAACGGTGATCAATCTGCTTATTACAAGTCGATTGGGACGTTCAAAAAAAGTTGGTTAG
- a CDS encoding YesL family protein, producing MSNIFMKLAELIYKFVVLNLLWGVFVVLGLGVFGLMPATVALFRIIREWNNGRKEIPLVRSFWVYYKESLVKANLYGAMFFVMFYIIYVNVRFVSFFYDESIHFFLYIIMFAVGSIIIMTFLNLFSVMAHFDRKMFQYLKLAFGMVFAHPLKSFMQLFWVAAYGLAAIYYPKAFLFIGVSVFAYVIMSMNYATFNRYKKEIPAP from the coding sequence GTGTCGAATATTTTTATGAAACTCGCAGAACTTATTTATAAATTCGTCGTGCTTAATTTGCTATGGGGCGTATTCGTTGTGCTTGGGCTCGGTGTCTTTGGCTTGATGCCTGCAACGGTAGCGTTGTTTCGTATTATAAGAGAGTGGAATAATGGAAGAAAAGAGATTCCTTTAGTTCGTAGTTTTTGGGTTTATTATAAAGAGTCGCTTGTGAAAGCAAACCTATATGGTGCAATGTTTTTTGTGATGTTTTATATTATATATGTGAACGTACGATTTGTTTCTTTTTTTTATGATGAGTCCATCCACTTCTTTTTATATATCATCATGTTTGCGGTTGGCTCGATTATCATCATGACGTTTCTAAACTTATTTTCTGTGATGGCACATTTTGATCGTAAGATGTTTCAGTATTTGAAGTTAGCATTTGGAATGGTTTTTGCACACCCGCTGAAATCATTTATGCAGTTATTTTGGGTCGCTGCATATGGATTAGCAGCGATTTATTATCCAAAAGCGTTTCTGTTTATTGGTGTAAGTGTGTTTGCTTACGTCATCATGAGTATGAATTACGCAACATTTAATCGATATAAAAAAGAGATTCCTGCCCCGTAA
- a CDS encoding sodium/glutamate symporter, which produces MSLEVIGMAIIIIAMMLAIGKWIRLKVPLFQSLFLPSSLIGGFVALLLGPEVIGHFGGDFLEDGGIFTSAIVDVWGELPGLLINVVFAALFIGFVLPKPKEIWQTGGPQVALGYTMSWGHYVIGILLAITILTPLFGLSPAAGALIEISFVGGHGTAAGLSGTFEDIGFEEGYDLAIGLATVGMLSGVIIGMILVNWAARKGKTRTLNHPDDISIDQKSGVVAEQKRESAGVQTTSPVSIEPLALHLGFIAIAIFIGYVLLEGFVWLEDVTYGQAYDIYLFEYVPLFPMAMVGGIILQLFLAKFDKRRLVDRQTISRIQGVALDLLIISAIASLSLTVIGDNIIPFILLALGGIISNLVFFLWLGPKMIPNYWFERGIGDFGQGMGVAATGIMLMRIVDPENKSPALDAFGYKQILFEPMVGGGLVTAAAIPFIIQFGSIPVLIVVTILMIAFWCLGVFYTGKMKVEDKDPE; this is translated from the coding sequence ATGAGTCTTGAAGTTATCGGTATGGCCATAATTATTATTGCGATGATGCTCGCGATTGGAAAATGGATCCGTTTAAAAGTACCTCTTTTTCAATCGCTATTTTTACCAAGTTCCTTAATTGGTGGATTTGTGGCCTTATTACTCGGACCAGAAGTCATCGGCCATTTTGGCGGTGATTTTTTAGAAGACGGCGGGATTTTCACTTCTGCCATTGTAGATGTGTGGGGAGAACTTCCTGGTCTACTCATTAATGTTGTATTTGCTGCTCTTTTTATAGGCTTTGTTCTGCCAAAACCGAAAGAAATTTGGCAAACAGGTGGACCACAAGTAGCGTTAGGCTACACGATGTCATGGGGGCATTATGTTATAGGGATTTTACTTGCCATTACGATTTTGACACCACTGTTTGGATTAAGCCCAGCCGCAGGCGCATTGATTGAAATTAGTTTCGTTGGCGGGCATGGTACAGCTGCCGGCTTGTCTGGAACGTTTGAAGACATTGGTTTTGAAGAAGGCTATGATCTTGCTATCGGTTTAGCAACAGTAGGAATGCTTTCCGGTGTTATCATCGGAATGATTTTAGTAAACTGGGCAGCACGTAAAGGCAAAACAAGAACCCTTAATCATCCTGACGATATTTCAATCGACCAAAAAAGCGGTGTCGTAGCTGAGCAAAAACGTGAATCGGCTGGTGTACAAACGACATCCCCAGTATCGATTGAGCCACTTGCCCTACATCTTGGCTTTATTGCGATTGCCATTTTTATTGGCTATGTTTTACTGGAAGGATTTGTTTGGCTAGAAGACGTTACCTACGGTCAAGCATACGATATCTATCTATTTGAATATGTACCGCTCTTCCCGATGGCAATGGTTGGGGGGATAATATTACAACTATTTTTAGCGAAATTCGATAAACGTAGACTCGTAGATCGGCAAACAATCTCAAGAATTCAAGGTGTTGCACTCGATTTATTAATCATTAGTGCCATAGCCTCGCTTTCATTAACGGTCATTGGCGATAACATTATACCGTTTATTCTATTAGCTTTAGGTGGTATTATCAGTAACCTCGTATTCTTCTTATGGTTAGGACCGAAAATGATCCCGAATTATTGGTTTGAACGAGGAATTGGCGACTTTGGTCAAGGAATGGGTGTTGCCGCAACTGGAATCATGCTCATGCGTATCGTCGACCCTGAGAATAAATCACCAGCTCTTGATGCATTTGGTTACAAACAAATTCTTTTTGAACCAATGGTAGGGGGAGGACTCGTGACCGCTGCAGCCATACCATTTATCATACAATTCGGTTCGATTCCAGTGTTGATTGTCGTTACAATCTTAATGATTGCCTTCTGGTGCCTAGGTGTCTTTTACACTGGGAAGATGAAGGTTGAAGATAAAGACCCTGAATAA
- a CDS encoding ABC transporter substrate-binding protein — protein MTKWLKFGAVPLLSVSLLAACGGSDGENGGSSEGVESETTSETIGSGEIELVFWEFGNTGYDKLIEEYVEENPDISINLQNSDMNDMHDNLFTSISADTGAPDIALVEEAQIERYRTAEDSFNNLYDLGAGDVQEDFLDWVWHNGENADGDFVFGLPTDIGPTVMFYRTDVFEEAGFDSSPEAVSELIPTWDAYEEVALQIYEETGKLMTDAGELIYNARRDQASEQYFNTDEELIMDDHPEIREAYDYTADFFDQDLAGDIPLWTPEWFAGMDDGSYATMLAPAWMQGVIKDNSPEEGIWSITTMPEGAGNWGGSFLTIPSETEHAEEAYDFISWLTAPEQQLKSFQDYGLFPSTPAVYEMPEFIDYEDPYFGGIPTAQVFSEAAQQVIPVYKGRNYYAVDDVMKEAIDNVSAGDDRDEEWEASLDTIDRILAR, from the coding sequence ATGACAAAATGGTTGAAATTTGGTGCTGTTCCACTTTTATCTGTATCTTTATTAGCTGCATGTGGTGGTTCAGATGGTGAAAATGGCGGTAGTAGTGAAGGCGTAGAAAGTGAAACAACAAGTGAAACAATTGGGTCCGGTGAAATCGAGCTCGTGTTCTGGGAGTTTGGCAATACCGGCTACGATAAATTAATTGAGGAATATGTAGAGGAAAATCCAGACATCTCCATTAACCTACAGAATAGTGACATGAACGATATGCATGATAATTTATTTACATCCATATCGGCTGATACGGGAGCACCAGATATTGCCTTAGTAGAAGAAGCGCAAATTGAGCGCTATCGTACAGCTGAAGATTCATTTAATAATCTCTATGACTTAGGTGCCGGTGATGTTCAAGAGGATTTTCTTGATTGGGTTTGGCATAACGGTGAAAATGCAGATGGTGATTTTGTATTCGGGTTGCCGACGGATATTGGACCAACCGTCATGTTCTATCGAACGGATGTATTTGAAGAAGCAGGATTCGATTCCTCTCCAGAAGCGGTATCAGAGTTAATTCCCACTTGGGATGCTTATGAAGAAGTCGCATTGCAAATTTATGAAGAGACAGGCAAGCTGATGACAGATGCCGGGGAGCTCATTTATAATGCTCGCCGTGACCAAGCGTCGGAGCAGTATTTCAATACAGATGAAGAATTGATTATGGATGATCATCCGGAAATTCGTGAAGCGTATGATTACACAGCAGACTTCTTTGACCAAGATTTAGCTGGTGATATTCCACTTTGGACACCAGAATGGTTCGCGGGAATGGATGATGGTTCGTATGCAACGATGCTTGCGCCAGCTTGGATGCAAGGTGTTATTAAAGATAACAGTCCTGAAGAAGGGATCTGGTCGATTACGACAATGCCTGAAGGGGCAGGAAACTGGGGTGGCTCATTCTTAACGATTCCAAGTGAAACCGAGCATGCTGAAGAAGCGTATGATTTCATCTCATGGCTAACTGCTCCTGAACAGCAGTTAAAATCATTCCAAGATTATGGGTTGTTCCCATCAACGCCAGCTGTTTATGAAATGCCAGAGTTTATTGATTATGAAGATCCATACTTTGGTGGAATTCCAACTGCACAAGTATTCTCTGAAGCAGCCCAGCAAGTTATCCCCGTTTATAAAGGGAGAAACTATTATGCAGTGGATGATGTCATGAAAGAAGCGATTGATAATGTGTCTGCAGGCGATGACCGTGATGAGGAATGGGAAGCTTCTCTTGATACAATTGATCGAATCTTAGCTCGGTAA
- the glcD gene encoding glycolate oxidase subunit GlcD gives MISEQIKQEFIQIVGVQNYEDSSASKLVYSFDATPGFQAMPDAVISPRNKDEVARVVKVCHVHSIPIVPRGAGTNLSAGTTPLAGGIVLLFKHLDQIIELDEANLTVTVQPGVNTLELIQFVEERGLFYPPDPSSMKISQIGGNISENSGGLRGLKYGVTRDYVLGLEVVLANGEVIRTGGKLAKDVAGYDLTSLMVGSEGTLGIVTEAILKLIPKPETIQTALALFDSMDAAARAVSKIIAERVIPATLEFLDRPTLQVVEDYSQIGLPTDVEAVLLIEQDGVADQVQQDMEKIVRICEEAGAQSVRLAQSAVEAEQLRTARRSALSALARLKPTTILEDATVPRSEIATMVKKINEIALHYRIKICTFGHAGDGNLHPTCLTDARDKDEMERVEQALEDIFTAAIELGGTITGEHGVGAMKAPYLHLKLGEEGIAAMKAIKTGLDPKNILNPNKIFAKSNRKRVVVGVE, from the coding sequence GTGATAAGCGAACAAATAAAACAAGAATTTATTCAAATTGTCGGTGTACAAAACTATGAAGATTCATCAGCAAGTAAATTGGTCTACTCTTTTGATGCTACGCCTGGATTCCAAGCGATGCCGGATGCGGTGATTTCACCTCGAAATAAAGATGAGGTCGCACGTGTAGTAAAGGTATGCCATGTACATAGCATACCAATTGTGCCAAGAGGAGCGGGTACGAATTTAAGTGCAGGTACAACGCCTTTAGCCGGAGGGATTGTGCTACTTTTTAAACACTTAGATCAAATTATTGAGCTTGATGAAGCTAATTTAACCGTTACCGTTCAGCCTGGAGTGAATACATTGGAACTCATTCAGTTTGTTGAAGAAAGAGGGTTGTTTTATCCACCAGATCCAAGCTCAATGAAAATTTCTCAAATTGGCGGAAACATTAGTGAAAATTCTGGAGGGTTACGAGGGTTAAAATACGGCGTCACGAGGGATTATGTGCTCGGGCTTGAGGTTGTTTTAGCAAATGGAGAGGTCATTCGAACAGGTGGAAAATTGGCTAAAGATGTGGCAGGTTATGATTTAACGTCGCTTATGGTCGGATCTGAAGGGACATTAGGCATTGTAACAGAAGCCATTTTGAAGCTTATTCCTAAGCCTGAAACGATACAAACGGCGCTTGCTTTGTTTGACAGTATGGATGCTGCGGCCCGAGCTGTTTCCAAAATTATCGCAGAGCGAGTGATTCCAGCGACGCTTGAATTTTTAGATCGGCCAACTTTACAAGTAGTAGAAGACTATTCTCAAATTGGGTTGCCGACAGATGTCGAAGCGGTATTACTAATTGAACAAGATGGGGTAGCGGATCAAGTCCAACAAGATATGGAGAAAATTGTTAGGATTTGTGAAGAAGCTGGTGCCCAATCTGTTCGACTTGCACAGTCGGCAGTGGAAGCAGAACAGCTTCGTACAGCTCGTCGTTCTGCACTGTCGGCCCTCGCACGGTTAAAGCCAACGACTATATTAGAAGATGCAACCGTTCCCCGGTCAGAAATTGCAACGATGGTGAAAAAAATTAATGAAATTGCGTTACATTATCGCATTAAGATTTGCACATTTGGTCACGCTGGTGATGGGAATTTGCATCCGACTTGTTTAACAGATGCTCGTGATAAAGATGAGATGGAACGAGTCGAGCAGGCGTTAGAAGATATTTTTACGGCGGCAATTGAATTAGGTGGAACGATTACAGGAGAACACGGGGTCGGCGCAATGAAAGCACCTTATTTGCATCTGAAGTTAGGTGAAGAAGGGATTGCAGCGATGAAGGCCATTAAGACGGGTCTTGATCCAAAAAACATTTTAAATCCTAACAAGATATTTGCGAAATCAAACCGTAAGCGAGTGGTGGTGGGTGTGGAATGA
- a CDS encoding GNAT family N-acetyltransferase: protein MYYIGIDGGGTKTSAVIGTDEGHILAFQTIGATNPNRIGLDICISRLTHLLNQLKRQHKTAYELVHSIYCGISGASQPVYQNAIKQALMPLLPNDSQIVVTHDAIAALYSGTLGEQGMIQISGTGSVSYAVDDQAIEHRVGGWGYLLGDEGSGFSIGREALRATLDESSPQTILTQLITEHYRVHSIEEVIPYLYAKNGQQTIAQLSPLVFQAYKQKDSVATKIIASEAAAIATNVLALTKKASFQDTIPLVLTGGILEQDSVLIPLVQSALSKQKDHYAVITPSVAPVIGALIAAIKPFSQIDRSFEINAIQTLTFMKKQPDLVFHSAECYRTLAKLLANLNQRPEAHIGYCGTDAAEIESTLVEENILLEDCLVATKNDQFVGVLCFDFDEEDAEVWGPFLHKDYDESLANQLWHGHPQKKQARTYHFFINDKNKSVQTFLNNLQAKKEGTYYAMSLPRKDHTATGTSQIHPYQEADRETFASIHEYAFPETYFDSQTILERLNDKRRLLIYKKHQNVCGYTYIEANPEHDEGSIEYLAVKESERGQGIGKEILQHGVTVLFNDYNLSTLDLTVSATDRSTVRLYKSVGFSTKYVLHSYSFNT, encoded by the coding sequence ATGTATTATATCGGAATTGACGGAGGCGGGACGAAAACGTCAGCGGTTATCGGCACTGATGAAGGTCATATTCTTGCCTTTCAAACAATTGGTGCAACCAACCCTAATCGTATAGGGCTGGACATATGTATCTCCAGATTAACGCACTTACTTAACCAATTAAAGCGACAGCACAAAACTGCGTATGAATTGGTTCACTCGATTTATTGCGGAATTTCAGGCGCAAGTCAACCTGTATACCAAAATGCTATCAAACAAGCACTCATGCCCCTGCTCCCAAACGACAGTCAGATTGTTGTGACCCATGATGCCATTGCCGCACTATATTCAGGAACCCTTGGCGAACAAGGCATGATTCAAATTTCCGGTACCGGTTCTGTTAGCTATGCGGTTGATGATCAAGCTATTGAACACCGTGTTGGCGGTTGGGGCTATCTTCTTGGAGATGAGGGAAGTGGTTTTTCCATTGGCCGCGAAGCCTTGCGCGCTACGTTAGATGAATCAAGTCCTCAAACCATCCTTACCCAGCTCATCACAGAGCATTATCGTGTTCATTCTATAGAGGAAGTTATCCCTTATCTATATGCGAAAAATGGACAACAGACGATTGCTCAACTGAGTCCACTTGTGTTCCAAGCGTATAAGCAAAAAGACTCTGTCGCCACAAAGATTATCGCAAGTGAAGCAGCGGCTATTGCAACGAACGTTTTAGCACTCACAAAAAAAGCTTCGTTTCAAGACACTATTCCTCTCGTGTTAACAGGCGGCATTTTAGAACAGGATTCAGTTCTAATTCCGTTAGTTCAATCTGCACTATCAAAACAAAAGGACCATTATGCGGTCATTACACCAAGTGTAGCACCTGTTATCGGCGCACTGATTGCTGCGATTAAGCCGTTTTCCCAGATTGACCGTTCTTTTGAAATCAATGCTATTCAAACATTGACGTTCATGAAAAAGCAACCAGATCTAGTCTTTCATTCAGCAGAGTGCTATCGTACGTTAGCCAAACTCCTGGCAAACTTGAATCAACGACCAGAAGCACATATTGGTTACTGCGGAACAGATGCTGCGGAGATAGAAAGTACGTTAGTGGAAGAGAACATCCTTTTAGAAGACTGTCTCGTTGCGACAAAAAATGATCAATTTGTCGGAGTGTTATGCTTTGATTTTGACGAGGAAGATGCTGAGGTATGGGGGCCTTTTTTACATAAAGACTATGATGAGTCCCTCGCCAACCAACTTTGGCACGGACACCCGCAGAAGAAACAAGCACGCACATATCACTTTTTTATTAACGATAAAAATAAATCGGTTCAAACATTTCTTAACAACCTTCAAGCAAAAAAAGAAGGAACGTATTACGCCATGTCTTTACCACGTAAAGACCATACTGCAACAGGAACTAGCCAAATTCACCCTTACCAGGAAGCCGATCGAGAAACCTTTGCTTCTATTCATGAATATGCCTTTCCTGAAACGTACTTTGACAGTCAAACCATCCTTGAACGATTAAATGATAAAAGACGCTTACTTATTTACAAAAAGCATCAGAACGTTTGTGGCTATACGTATATTGAAGCAAACCCCGAACACGACGAAGGTAGCATAGAATATCTTGCTGTTAAAGAAAGCGAGCGTGGTCAAGGAATTGGAAAAGAAATTCTTCAACATGGGGTTACTGTCCTGTTTAACGATTACAATCTATCAACATTAGATTTGACGGTTTCAGCAACAGACCGTTCAACCGTTCGTTTATATAAATCGGTCGGTTTTTCAACAAAATATGTTCTCCACTCCTATTCATTTAACACTTGA
- a CDS encoding type 1 glutamine amidotransferase domain-containing protein: MAKIAVLVTDMVEDVELTDPVRSYEEAGHSVTLLNSNDDNKITGKNGETFKIDKNVNDVKPEDFDALLVPGGFSPDMLRADPKHAEFATHFMKEEKPVFAICHGPQFLVDTDLLKGHEMTSFVSVRKDLENAGANVVDKEVVVSRNLVTSRIPDDIPAFNKASLDMLDKL; encoded by the coding sequence ATGGCTAAAATCGCAGTACTTGTTACAGATATGGTAGAAGATGTTGAATTAACGGATCCAGTTCGCTCATATGAAGAAGCTGGACATAGTGTGACATTATTAAATTCAAACGACGACAACAAAATCACTGGTAAAAATGGTGAAACGTTTAAAATTGATAAAAACGTAAACGACGTGAAACCGGAAGATTTCGATGCATTACTCGTACCAGGAGGATTTTCACCTGATATGTTACGAGCTGATCCGAAACACGCTGAGTTTGCCACACACTTTATGAAAGAAGAAAAACCAGTTTTCGCAATCTGTCACGGACCTCAGTTCCTTGTCGACACTGATCTATTGAAAGGTCACGAAATGACAAGCTTCGTCTCTGTCCGTAAAGATTTGGAGAACGCTGGCGCAAACGTGGTCGACAAAGAAGTGGTTGTATCACGTAACTTAGTAACGAGCCGTATACCGGATGATATCCCTGCATTCAACAAAGCATCTCTTGATATGCTGGATAAATTATAA
- a CDS encoding LacI family DNA-binding transcriptional regulator, producing MITIYDIAKKTGFSISTVSKVLNKRADVSEKTKKIINAAVEELGYFPSSSARSLSTKKSWTIGVVFVEDAGNGLEHPFFNAVIENFKKVVEIEGYDLLFASRKIGKEKRSYLDHFMYRGVDGVAVVCSSHTPEIQKLIESDIPSVVIDLDTRGVSVVYSDNCFGSELAVNHLISLGHRDIAHISGHQRLYVGVERLEGYKQTMAKHHLSINDAYIVDGGYFTYEGGKRAMNQLLALDTIPSAVFVAGDLMAVGAISAIHEAGLRVPEDISIVGFDDIQIAQYLNPALTTVRQDTALIGKTAANLMMDQMVNKKKQHMAVKIPVSLIVRDSCKNV from the coding sequence ATGATTACGATTTACGACATAGCAAAAAAAACCGGTTTTTCAATTAGTACGGTATCAAAAGTATTAAATAAACGCGCAGACGTAAGCGAAAAAACAAAGAAAATTATTAATGCAGCTGTTGAAGAATTAGGGTATTTTCCAAGTTCTAGTGCCAGGTCGTTATCAACAAAAAAATCTTGGACAATTGGGGTTGTTTTTGTTGAAGATGCAGGGAATGGCCTCGAACATCCTTTTTTTAACGCGGTTATTGAAAATTTTAAAAAGGTCGTTGAAATTGAAGGCTATGATCTCTTATTTGCTTCAAGAAAAATCGGCAAAGAGAAACGCTCTTATTTGGATCATTTTATGTACCGAGGAGTAGATGGTGTTGCCGTTGTTTGTTCCAGCCACACGCCAGAAATTCAAAAGCTAATTGAATCCGACATCCCGTCTGTAGTCATTGATTTAGATACGCGCGGAGTGAGTGTGGTCTATAGCGATAACTGTTTTGGAAGTGAACTTGCTGTGAATCACCTCATTTCCCTTGGTCATCGTGACATTGCGCATATTTCTGGACACCAAAGGCTCTACGTTGGGGTGGAACGATTAGAAGGCTATAAGCAAACAATGGCAAAACATCACTTATCTATTAATGATGCGTACATTGTAGACGGTGGCTATTTCACATATGAAGGTGGAAAGCGAGCAATGAACCAATTGTTAGCGCTAGACACGATTCCATCTGCCGTTTTTGTCGCTGGTGATTTAATGGCTGTAGGCGCCATATCCGCTATTCATGAAGCGGGATTACGCGTGCCAGAAGATATATCCATCGTTGGATTTGATGATATTCAAATCGCTCAATATTTAAACCCCGCATTAACAACGGTTCGCCAAGACACTGCCTTAATTGGCAAGACCGCAGCAAACTTAATGATGGATCAAATGGTGAATAAGAAAAAGCAACACATGGCAGTGAAAATTCCAGTCTCACTTATCGTAAGAGATTCCTGTAAAAACGTGTAA